CCGGGAAGACACAATGATGATTACACCACCGTGGTTCGCTACGCGAAAAAGGACCTGTTGAAAAGCGGCTGGCTCGTAGGTGAGGATATCATGGCCGGGAAACCGGCGATGATCGCGGTTCGTTACGGACAGGGCGAAATAGTTCTGATCGGTTTTCGTGTCCAGCACCGCGCCCAGACCCACGGCACCTTCAAACTCCTGTTCAACACGCTGTACAAATGAAAGACAGTCTAAAGCCGTCTCCGGGACAGCGGTGAGGCTCCCGGCTCACAAATTCCGCGGCCGTGACCGGTTGCAGTTGGTCCACAAAATCCCAGCTCGGCAGGGCGAGCAGGCCAATGGCGCCATTGGAGCAATTCATCTTCCCGGCTGGACGGACGGTGGCCGTAACCCGGCATGCTGACCCCAATTTTTTTCATAATAGTAGAATTTCCGGTTTCCCGCTGTCCACCGAACTGGGTGGCTGACCCAGCCCATGTCCAACGGACTTCCCGGGTGGCAGGTTGCAAGGCTGGGTTCAAGTTGTCCGGTTGACTTTTCGTTCACCGGGGTCTACCCTCAGTTCTTCCACGGTTATTTTTTGATTTGAAGAGGAACACGATGAAACCGGCGCGGCTGTTTTTGTTGGGAATGCTTCTGGTCTGCCTGACGCTTGCCTGGAGCCAGGACCCGGCGGACCAGGAAAAGCGCTTAAAAACCGCGGCGGGCCGGGAGAAACTGTCGTTGCTGATTGAATTGTGTCGCGGCAATCTACGCACCAATCCGAACAAAGTGGTGGAATACGGCGGCCGAGCCGAAGCGTTGTTGAAAAAATTCCCCGACGACAAGACGGAATTGGGACTACTTGACCTCATCTGCCAGGCCCACCTCTACCTGGGAGACTATGATCAGGCCTTGAACTATGCCGAAAAGAGCCTGCAGCTGACCCAGAGAATAAACGACCGGCCGCGGAGCGGTATCGCCATGAATATCATGGCCATTATCCACATGCAGACGGGCGACTTCGTCAATGCTCGAGAATACGCGCTTCAGGCTGTCGAAATATTTCGCACAATCCCAAGCGAAAAAGGAAAAAAAGTTTTGGCTTCGGCGCTGAACAACATCGGCATCAGTTACGACATGCAGGGCAATTACGAAAAAGCTCTGGAATACTACTTGCAATCCCTGAAGATCAAGGAGGCATTGGGCGACCGGAAAGCCATTGCCAGTTCCCTCAACAACGTGGGGATTATTCTCGGCACCCTGGGCAGGAACGATGAAGCCCTGAAATACTACAATCAGGTCCTGGCAATTAAGGAAGAATTAAAGGACCGGACCGGCATGGCCTCTCAATACGTCAATATCGGCAATATTCACAAGGATGACAACGATTTGCCCCGAGCCATGGAGTTTTACCGTAACGCACTGGACATTTACCGGGAAACCGAAAATCAATCGGGGATCGCATCGGTCCTGTTCAACATCGGCAGCGTGGAGACCCTGTTGAAGAATCTACGTTCGGCTCGGGGGTATTTCCGCAACTCCCTGGAGCTGCGCCGGCAGATGGGGGAAAAGGAGGGCACGGCCCGGACTCTCATCGAACTCGGCGGTATTGAACTGCTACTGGGGCGCCCCGATCAGGCCCGGCGAACGCTGGAAGAGGGCCTATCCCTGGCTGGAGAGATCGGTGCCCTGGCCCAGGTCAGGGACGGCAACCTGGCGCTTTCCCAGGTCTGGGAGTTCAGGCGGGATTATGTCCGGGCACTGCGCTATTACAAGGAATACAAAAACACTGCCGACCAGATCATCAACAGTCAAAGCAACAAGAAGATTGCCGAGCTGCAAACCCGTTACGAAAGCGAAAAAAAGGAGCAGGAGATCCTTCTCCTGAAAAAAAACAGCGAGATCCAGGCACTGCGACTGAAAAGCCGGGAACTGCAGCGCAATCTGATGGTCGGTGCCCTTGTCATCCTGATCTCGGGAGTTCTGTTCCTGGTTTACCGCTATCGCTACATCTTCACCTTCTGGAAAAAAAAGAATTACATCGGCCACTACCGCATCATTGAACAGATGGGCAGCGGCGGGATGGGTACGATCTACCGGGCCGTTGACGTAGTCGACCCCTCCCATCGGACCATCGCCGTCAAGGTGCTGCGGGAAGAGTATTTCAAGGATGACGTGCAGAAGAAACGCTTCAAACAGGAAGCCTCGCTCATCGACCAGGTGGTTCACCCCAACATCGTGCACGTGATTGAACGCGGCGAAAGCGACACCGGACTCTACATCGCCATGGAGGTGTTGGAAGGGCCGACCCTGGGGGAATTCTTGACGCATAACCCGGAAATGCAGCTGAGTCAGGCCGTGGGCATCATGGTTCAGATCGCCGACGCCCTGGAAAGCATTCACGCCATGAACATCGTCCACCGTGATCTCAAACCCGACAATATCAAGCTGGTGAAGCGGGACGGCAATCCGCACTTTGTCAAGCTGCTGGACTTCGGCCTGGCCATGACCCAGCACATGAGCCGCCTCACCGAGACGGGCATGGTGGTGGGGACCATCTTCTACTTATCGCCTGAACAGATCGCGGGGGAAGACATCACTCCGGCCAGCGACATCCACAGTCTGGGGGTGATCTTCTACGAAATGCTGGTCGGTGCCAAGCCTTTCACCGGGGAGACAACCCTGGAGGTGATGCGGCAGATCAGCACCATCGAACCCGTCGATATCTGCACATTCCGTTCCGACCTGGACACGACCCTCTCCATCCTGATCATGCTCATGCTGAACAAGGACCCCAGGCTGCGCCCAACGGCGGCCATGACCTTCGACGCGCTGAAAAGCATTACCCGCAATGACGCCAGCCGGCAGCCCCCTATCGCTCCCTGAGAGTCTGAACCTCGAAGACAGGCTTTTCTGGTCAAACGGTCAAAGGGAAATGATCGCGATGCTGAATGCCTGGCTCCAGGGTCCCGGAACCTGTGGCGTTGCAGACGCTGGGATCGGGGCTGAGGAGCTCTGCGGTAAAAACTCGCTGCCGGGACGTGAAGGCTTCGCGTGCAAGGCATGTGCGCGGCTGAGTCTACGGCATGCAGTCGCGGCGGATGAAATTCAGGCGTCGGGTGCGGTCGCTCTTGGGAAAAGGGTGATGCCGGCTGCCGGTGTGTACGCAATGCATCAGCCAGGCCATGTTGTTGCCGAGGTTGTCCATGGCCTGCAAGCCTTCGATGTCATACTCCGCTTCAC
This Candidatus Aminicenantes bacterium DNA region includes the following protein-coding sequences:
- a CDS encoding tetratricopeptide repeat protein, which encodes MKPARLFLLGMLLVCLTLAWSQDPADQEKRLKTAAGREKLSLLIELCRGNLRTNPNKVVEYGGRAEALLKKFPDDKTELGLLDLICQAHLYLGDYDQALNYAEKSLQLTQRINDRPRSGIAMNIMAIIHMQTGDFVNAREYALQAVEIFRTIPSEKGKKVLASALNNIGISYDMQGNYEKALEYYLQSLKIKEALGDRKAIASSLNNVGIILGTLGRNDEALKYYNQVLAIKEELKDRTGMASQYVNIGNIHKDDNDLPRAMEFYRNALDIYRETENQSGIASVLFNIGSVETLLKNLRSARGYFRNSLELRRQMGEKEGTARTLIELGGIELLLGRPDQARRTLEEGLSLAGEIGALAQVRDGNLALSQVWEFRRDYVRALRYYKEYKNTADQIINSQSNKKIAELQTRYESEKKEQEILLLKKNSEIQALRLKSRELQRNLMVGALVILISGVLFLVYRYRYIFTFWKKKNYIGHYRIIEQMGSGGMGTIYRAVDVVDPSHRTIAVKVLREEYFKDDVQKKRFKQEASLIDQVVHPNIVHVIERGESDTGLYIAMEVLEGPTLGEFLTHNPEMQLSQAVGIMVQIADALESIHAMNIVHRDLKPDNIKLVKRDGNPHFVKLLDFGLAMTQHMSRLTETGMVVGTIFYLSPEQIAGEDITPASDIHSLGVIFYEMLVGAKPFTGETTLEVMRQISTIEPVDICTFRSDLDTTLSILIMLMLNKDPRLRPTAAMTFDALKSITRNDASRQPPIAP